One genomic region from Salvia hispanica cultivar TCC Black 2014 chromosome 2, UniMelb_Shisp_WGS_1.0, whole genome shotgun sequence encodes:
- the LOC125203757 gene encoding ras-related protein RABD2a-like, which translates to MVYTDLGYDYVIAFYPCDTSSQYQCILKASIFSFFLQWDTAGQERFRTITSSYYRGAHGIIIVYDVTDQESFNNVKQWLNEIDRYASENVNKLLVGNKCDLADNRAVPYETAKAFADEIGIPFMETSAKNATNVEQAFMAMSADIKNRMASQPASNSARPPTVQIRGQPVAQKSGCCSS; encoded by the exons ATGGTGTATACTGATTTGGGGTACGATTATGTTATTGCATTTTATCCTTGTGATACTTCCTCCCAATACCAGTGTATATTAAAAGCaagtatattttcattttttttgcagtGGGATACTGCTGGGCAGGAACGTTTCAGAACTATAACCAGTAGCTATTACCGTGGTGCACATGGAATTATA ATAGTATATGATGTAACTGACCAAGAAAGCTTCAACAACGTGAAACAATGGTTAAATGAGATTGACCGATATGCAAGTGAGAATGTGAACAAGCTCCTTGTTGGAAACAAGTGCGATCTTGCTGATAACAGGGCTGTGCCTTATGAAACAGCAAAG GCATTCGCCGATGAAATTGGCATCCCCTTTATGGAGACTAGTGCCAAAAATGCAACAAACGTTGAACAGGCTTTCATGGCTATGTCTGCTGACATCAAGAATAG GATGGCAAGTCAGCCTGCATCAAACAGTGCTAGGCCACCAACTGTGCAGATTCGTGGACAACCTGTTGCCCAGAAGAGTGGATGCTGCTCGTCTTAG